DNA sequence from the Pogoniulus pusillus isolate bPogPus1 chromosome 7, bPogPus1.pri, whole genome shotgun sequence genome:
TTATGTGCTAATGAAACACATTGCATGCCTCGGGTTCACAACGTGTGTGTCCTTGCCCAACAGATTTCTGGCTGGATccgtgttttgttttttttgggagggggggGTGGTGTGTGTTTCACACACATACatccccccccttctccccttttctCTTCCCGCGGACAAAGCGGCGTTTTAAGAAGGATTTGGATGTTATTTCGCAAAGCAACATCTCTGACCGCGCCGTAAACGCGTGGGAAAACAACAAGTGGTTGGGAAAACGGGGCAGGGTATTTACGGGGTGGGGGTAGGGGGGAAATAAACGCGAATCAACCCGATCGGGCTGATCGGGGATGTCAGTGGAGCGACGGGAGGGTTCCGTGAGGCTTCTAGAGGACGGCATGGTTTTGATGGCAAAATAAGAAGCTTTCCGGTTATTTTTTTCCACCGTCGGTTTACCCTCGGCGGGATGTGTTCCATCTCCGAGCCCATTCCCACACCCCCACGCCCCACCCCAGCTCAGCTAACACTGCCTGGTTAACTTCGGGGAGAGGGGATGAAACGTCCTTTGTGCCAACCAGCTTTGGAGGAAAAGGGGATCCTCGCTCCCGAGCCCCAGACTTTACTTAGGGGATCCATGGGTCGCCTCTCTCCTACCCATCCCTAGGAAACTGTCGGGGCAACCCAGCCGGGATGGAGAGGGCCCCGGCGGTGGGGATCCCGACAGGAGATGGAAGGGGATCCCTGTGGCGGAGGTCCAGTGAGAGGATGGAGAGGATCCCGGTGCCGAGGATCCCGGGAGGGGTTAGAGAAGGTCCCCATGGCGGGGATCCAAGGACGAGATGCAGAGGGTTCCGAGAAAGGTCCCGGCCAGGGATAGAGGGAATGCCGCGGCTGCAGCGGAGAAGACTGGCGAGTCCCGGCGGAACACAGATGAAGGGATAAAAAACCGGCCAATAACACTTTAATAGAGTTCTGTGAAAATCTGGCTAGTCGCTACCAGAATACACATTTATCAGCCATAAATAAAGCGTACAGAAACGATAAATTAATCAGATCCAAGTAGTTTACTCTCCCGGTAACATCAAGCGTTTGTTTCGATTACAACGATCTATCCTgacttggtgtttttttttttccttttctatttttttctccgtatttttttcttcttttcttttttttctctttttttttttccttttttcccccctttgtttgtttgtttccctctctctttccccccctcccccccgtttttttttttttttcttttacgtTATGAGACTTTTGGTCCTCGGCTTCAAACCCTAGTGTGGGTTTCACAACGAAGGAGGGGGTTCATTTTGTTTAcgagttgggttggtttgttgttgttttttttctccccccgcCACTTTCACACAAAAATAGATATATTTATACCTCCTGGTGATGACGACAatcaaaaaaaaatatatagtgtaagcccaacaaacaaacaaacaaacaaaacccccaaccccaacctttttttccccatcccctCACCCCCAACCCGCCTctttcccaccaaaacaaaccaccccGCAAGGCAAGCCAAGGGAATctcagccccctccctggccacGGGTGGAGTTGGGGGGGGCTGAGCAATACCCCTGCCCTCGGTGTGGGTTGGGATGCTTGCAAGACACACGGCTGCTGTTTCCCGAAGGGATGCAAACACCTGGAGCCGATGGAAAAACAAAAagtagatatagatatataggtATAGGTACCGTGCTCGACAGCGTTCATAGTCCATCGCTCTGCTAAAGGGACTGCTGCGGGGGGCAgggaggctttttttccccctcacctGGGGGGAGGATTTCCCCTTGGCCCTTTTAGGAGGAGTTCATGATGGGCCTGGAATACACACCTTGGTAGTAAGAAGTCTCTCCGGCTAAAGGGGAGGACTCTAAGCCATTTTTGTTCGTTACCGGCCCCATGGCCAGGCTACCGGGCATGGGCGAGGCATAGCCTGAGTAGTGCATCACCTGCTCATAGGCCTTCAGGTCCattttgtggtggtggtggtggtggtggtgagggtggtggtgctgctgctcagaagagGACATCAAGTTGTTGATGGAGAAAGGGTGATTGAAAGCGTAGTGGTGCTCAGGCTTAAGGTGGGCATCATGGGGCAAGCCAGCATGTGGGGGGGCCAGGAGGTGCTGGGCTGGTGAGGCTGATGGTTCCCCTGGGCTCAACCCTGGTGTGCCCTTCAAGTCGGCTAGAGCACGCTTGTGGTCCTGGCATGGTGAGGAGCTGGCCGGGGACTCGGCACCAGCCGAGCCCTCGGAACCCCCCGAGGAGCTGCCTTCTCCCAAGGGTTGGCTGGGGGGCTGCCCAGGCCCCTTCTTGCCCCCGCCACCTGCCCCGCCTCCTGCCCCACCGCTGTCCTTGGCGGCCAGCTGCTTCTCGCACTTGAAGCGCTTCTGGCGGCGCAGGTAGCAGCCGTTCTCAAACATGTTGCCTGAGTCGGGGTGCAGAGTCCAGAAGGAGCCTTTGCCTGGCTTGTCCGGGGAGCGGGGCACCTTGAGGAAGCAGTCGTTGAAGGAAAGCGAGTGGCGGATGCTGTTCTGCCAGCGCTGCTGGTTCTGGCGGTAGAAGGGGAAGAGGTCCATGATCCACTGGTAGATCTCGCTCAGCGTCAGCATCTTGTTGGGTGACTGCTGGATGGCCATGGTGATGAGGGAGATGTAGGAGTAGGGCGGCTTGGCGTGAGTGTAACTCCGCCGATAGGTCTTGGGGTCCCGCGAGCGGTTGAGGTTGGATTGACCGTAGATGGGGCTCATGGAGTTCATGTTGGTGTAGGGGGCGAGGGCGTTCATAGAGCCTGCTTGGCCCCCCATGGGGCTCATGCTGGGGCTCAGGTGGGCACCCATCCCTGCCACGCCAGCCGAGCCCATGCCGGGCATGGCCCCTGTGCCCGGGGACATGCCAGTGAGAGAAGGGCTCATGCCTGTGTTGGCGTAGGACATGTTCATGGAGGTGGCAGCTGTCATGTTGGCCGTGGTGCTCATGGCCGACATAGTCATGTACGTGTTCATGCTGTTCATGCCCAGCCCTGCGTTCATGTTGCTCACCGAGGAATAGCTCTGCAGGGATAAGtgagagagaagagggagattgagacggggagggggggggcacACGGCAGGGAATAGGTAGGTGGATAGCCCCATCGGGGACAAGGGTAGCCCAGAGAGCAGGCGGTGTGTGTGGGGCCACTGCTAGCCCAGCCTGGATCGCTGCTGGCCCCGGTGCTCAGCGCTCGACTGGGTGGGAAGGGTTAAATGCCGGGGCGGGGGTGGGGAAGGACTGTGGTGTTTTTCTCGTTAATGaaaaacaaatatatatatatatacatatgtacatatattaggcgggggggggggggggaacaaaaaagagaaaaagagacgGGATGGCAACGGGATCCGCGGCTCCAGGAGCTGGacggaggaggaaggaagggagtgACAAAAATACCTGGGGAGAGGCGGAAAAAAATCCGCGAACGGCCGCTCGGCAGCACCCCCCTGCCCGGCACCCCCCGCCCCGGGACCCTGCACCCTGCCCTCAGCCAGCGCTGCCGAGAGCCCGCGGCTTGGGGCTTGATGCCAAAGTTAACCTCATCccgaggggctggcagggcgaAGTGGACTCCGGTGAGAAAGCGAGGAGGTATCCGGGGTGGGGGAGGTTGTCGGAGCTccggttgcttttttttccttacctcGGGTTCCCCGTAGTAGTTGCTCCAGTCCGTGTGCTCATGGCCTTCCATTTTCACCGCTCCCAGCAT
Encoded proteins:
- the FOXA2 gene encoding hepatocyte nuclear factor 3-beta gives rise to the protein MHSTSSMLGAVKMEGHEHTDWSNYYGEPESYSSVSNMNAGLGMNSMNTYMTMSAMSTTANMTAATSMNMSYANTGMSPSLTGMSPGTGAMPGMGSAGVAGMGAHLSPSMSPMGGQAGSMNALAPYTNMNSMSPIYGQSNLNRSRDPKTYRRSYTHAKPPYSYISLITMAIQQSPNKMLTLSEIYQWIMDLFPFYRQNQQRWQNSIRHSLSFNDCFLKVPRSPDKPGKGSFWTLHPDSGNMFENGCYLRRQKRFKCEKQLAAKDSGGAGGGAGGGGKKGPGQPPSQPLGEGSSSGGSEGSAGAESPASSSPCQDHKRALADLKGTPGLSPGEPSASPAQHLLAPPHAGLPHDAHLKPEHHYAFNHPFSINNLMSSSEQQHHHPHHHHHHHHKMDLKAYEQVMHYSGYASPMPGSLAMGPVTNKNGLESSPLAGETSYYQGVYSRPIMNSS